One genomic window of Halorhabdus sp. CBA1104 includes the following:
- a CDS encoding DR2241 family protein yields the protein MDRDPVEALAKAAADGVEFDGLSARLDGERLHVATEGSTTTVAADGTLADLPAPLAASVTNWFYWDAIAPEQSAGRAFLRWLEGASEGEQSTVPERYDALETGVSREWGQLLLTARLADQGTRRYEVRHVDDQDVPISELAVKTALDDATAIARRDDRDRYRPLKTAPTLPRGWVFPDLGPDAVLSIVGELYPATIENWYREREGDLDVTHYREAAQRQTGRYQSVSELPSEALEWAAEACCVDPECLKRREWDETEDEVLDVPRGDGSFPCREPCSLFVAAAKEWTSLEDEATRTYEIELTPSERDQLEAIVDAVADGQTDQIREADLGAGANRYRARYLRAKRFEGDASGAFEMADGSDPSEEHTTE from the coding sequence ATGGACCGCGATCCGGTCGAGGCGCTTGCCAAAGCGGCAGCGGATGGCGTCGAGTTCGATGGACTCTCGGCTCGTCTGGACGGAGAGAGGCTCCACGTGGCCACAGAAGGATCAACGACGACCGTCGCCGCCGACGGGACGCTTGCGGACCTGCCTGCCCCCCTGGCGGCCTCCGTCACCAACTGGTTCTACTGGGACGCCATCGCCCCCGAGCAATCGGCCGGACGGGCGTTTCTTCGGTGGCTCGAAGGGGCAAGCGAGGGCGAGCAGTCGACGGTCCCCGAACGCTACGACGCCCTCGAAACTGGCGTGAGCCGGGAATGGGGGCAACTGCTACTGACGGCGCGGCTGGCCGACCAGGGGACACGTCGATACGAGGTCCGGCACGTCGACGACCAGGACGTTCCCATCAGCGAGCTTGCAGTCAAGACGGCTCTGGACGACGCGACGGCGATCGCCAGACGCGACGACCGTGATCGGTACCGACCGCTCAAAACCGCACCGACGTTGCCAAGGGGCTGGGTGTTCCCCGACCTCGGCCCCGACGCCGTACTCTCGATTGTGGGCGAGTTGTATCCGGCGACGATCGAGAACTGGTATCGCGAGCGCGAGGGCGACCTGGACGTGACTCACTACCGCGAAGCCGCCCAGCGCCAGACGGGTCGGTATCAGTCGGTCTCAGAACTCCCGTCCGAAGCCCTCGAGTGGGCGGCCGAGGCCTGCTGTGTCGACCCAGAGTGTCTCAAGCGACGCGAGTGGGACGAAACCGAAGACGAGGTACTCGACGTGCCGCGAGGTGACGGGTCGTTCCCCTGTCGAGAGCCGTGTTCGCTGTTCGTCGCTGCCGCCAAGGAGTGGACGAGTCTCGAAGACGAGGCGACACGGACCTACGAGATCGAACTCACGCCAAGCGAGCGCGACCAGCTCGAAGCCATCGTCGACGCCGTCGCCGACGGCCAGACTGACCAGATTCGGGAAGCCGATCTTGGCGCGGGTGCCAACCGATACCGAGCGCGATATCTTCGAGCCAAGCGCTTCGAGGGCGACGCGTCGGGTGCGTTCGAGATGGCTGACGGAAGCGACCCAAGCGAAGAGCACACGACGGAGTGA
- a CDS encoding methytransferase partner Trm112 produces MHEELMDIICCPLDKHDLELDVAEREDGEIVAGTLTCNECGETYPIEDGIPNLLPPDMREDAPA; encoded by the coding sequence ATGCACGAAGAGCTGATGGACATCATCTGCTGTCCGCTGGACAAACACGACCTCGAACTCGACGTGGCAGAACGCGAGGACGGCGAGATCGTCGCCGGCACGTTGACCTGCAACGAGTGTGGCGAAACGTACCCCATCGAAGACGGCATTCCGAACCTCCTCCCGCCTGATATGCGGGAGGATGCCCCGGCCTGA
- a CDS encoding cox cluster protein yields MPCSVDPRQTGRLRRTFPVGKPTRSMSEQAKATGEFRRASPWPVFIALGFALAELGIFVGYFAVAVGGLLLLGGSVAGILVESGYAKRLWRPLAGLGVAFGLLGVGMVASQVDPATLDVLGVVTDPNGIVGRGLAVVGSGAILVAIGIAGSLAE; encoded by the coding sequence GTGCCGTGCAGCGTCGATCCCCGCCAGACCGGCCGCCTCCGACGGACCTTTCCGGTCGGCAAGCCAACCAGGAGTATGAGCGAGCAGGCCAAGGCAACGGGAGAGTTTCGCCGCGCGAGCCCCTGGCCGGTGTTCATCGCGCTCGGCTTCGCGCTCGCGGAGCTGGGTATCTTCGTCGGCTACTTCGCGGTCGCCGTCGGCGGCCTGCTGTTGCTCGGCGGGAGTGTTGCCGGTATCCTCGTCGAGTCGGGCTACGCGAAGCGCCTCTGGCGGCCCCTTGCCGGCCTCGGCGTCGCATTCGGCCTCTTAGGCGTCGGAATGGTGGCAAGTCAGGTTGACCCCGCAACCCTAGATGTCCTCGGCGTCGTGACCGATCCGAACGGCATCGTGGGGCGAGGGCTCGCAGTCGTTGGGAGTGGCGCGATTCTGGTCGCCATCGGGATCGCTGGCTCTCTGGCGGAGTGA
- a CDS encoding CbiX/SirB N-terminal domain-containing protein, giving the protein MPTLVVAAHGSHLNPASSRPAHEHARRLRATGAFDTVQPAFWKEQPHFREALRTVPSEEIYLVPLFISEGYFTEQVIPREFRLAGWSGWESDGTSAVAATLSAQDTAQTVHYCGPVGTHDAMSDVIVRRAESVTGDPDVGEGVGLAVVGHGTERNENSAKAVRYHADRIRARDRFGEVQALFMDEEPAVDDVTDYFESSDVVVVPLFIADGYHTQEDIPEDMGLTDDYRTGWDTPATVDGHRIWYAGAVGTEPLLAEVVAERAADAGAEVNDRLRTEPERSGDDTVSFC; this is encoded by the coding sequence ATGCCCACACTCGTCGTCGCTGCCCACGGTTCCCACCTCAATCCGGCGTCGAGCCGGCCGGCCCACGAGCACGCCCGGCGGCTCCGTGCGACCGGGGCGTTCGATACCGTCCAGCCCGCCTTCTGGAAGGAACAGCCCCACTTCCGGGAGGCCCTCCGGACCGTCCCCAGCGAGGAGATCTATCTGGTGCCGCTGTTCATCAGTGAGGGGTATTTCACCGAGCAGGTGATCCCCCGGGAGTTCCGCCTTGCAGGCTGGAGCGGCTGGGAGTCGGATGGGACCAGCGCCGTCGCGGCGACGCTCTCGGCCCAAGACACCGCCCAGACCGTCCACTACTGTGGCCCCGTGGGGACTCACGACGCGATGAGCGACGTGATCGTCCGCCGTGCGGAGTCGGTCACCGGCGATCCCGACGTGGGTGAGGGTGTCGGACTGGCCGTTGTCGGCCACGGCACCGAACGCAACGAGAACTCGGCGAAGGCCGTCAGGTATCACGCCGATCGGATCCGTGCTCGGGACCGCTTTGGGGAGGTCCAGGCGCTGTTCATGGACGAGGAGCCGGCAGTCGACGACGTGACGGATTACTTTGAGAGTAGTGACGTGGTCGTCGTCCCCCTGTTCATCGCTGACGGCTATCACACCCAAGAGGACATTCCCGAGGACATGGGGCTGACAGACGATTACCGGACCGGTTGGGACACGCCCGCTACCGTCGACGGCCATCGGATCTGGTATGCCGGTGCCGTCGGGACAGAGCCGTTGCTGGCCGAAGTCGTCGCCGAGCGGGCAGCCGACGCCGGGGCCGAGGTCAACGATAGGCTTAGAACCGAGCCTGAACGAAGCGGCGACGATACCGTATCGTTCTGTTGA
- a CDS encoding cytochrome c oxidase subunit I: MGLVLVGVAAILTRIEDWRRYTPLAGGGAVAVGEDTGYGHREKPSGVTRWLTTVDHKDIGILYGVFALLALAIGGLMVMVMRFELITPASDVVSPQFYNALLTSHGITMLFLFGTPIIAAFGNYFVPLLIGADDMAFPRINAIAFWLLPPGALLIWGGFLVPGIAPAQTSWTMYTPLSVEQAHVGADLMLLGLHLTGVSATMGAINFIVTIFTERGDDVSWANLDIFSWTMLTQSGLILFAFPLLGSAIVMLLLDRNLGTLFYAVGEGGGPILWQHLFWFFGHPEVYILVLPPMGLISYIIPRFAGRKLFGFKFVVYSTLAIGVLSFGVWAHHMFSTGIDPRLRASFMAVSLAIAIPSAVKTFNWITTMWNGRIRLAAPMLFSIGFISNFIIGGVTGVFLAAIPVNLVLHDTYYVVGHFHYIVMGAIAFAVFAGIYYWFPIFTGKMYQRTLAKWHFWLSMIGTNVTFFAMLLLGYMQMPRRYASYDMVTVGPLEAQTLLHQAATVGAVILLIGQLIFVWNVVSSWLDAPKVTDADPWDLKQSGLYTREFGWHADRLTAADGGQQQAVTDGGQQPTATDDPPRRETDE; this comes from the coding sequence ATGGGGCTCGTCCTGGTCGGGGTCGCTGCGATCCTCACGCGGATCGAGGATTGGCGGCGATACACGCCCCTGGCCGGTGGCGGCGCCGTCGCCGTCGGCGAGGATACCGGATACGGCCACCGCGAAAAGCCCTCGGGTGTGACCAGGTGGCTCACGACCGTCGATCACAAGGACATCGGCATTCTCTACGGCGTCTTCGCACTCCTCGCGCTGGCGATCGGTGGACTGATGGTGATGGTCATGCGGTTCGAACTGATCACGCCAGCATCGGACGTGGTTAGTCCCCAGTTCTACAACGCGTTGCTGACGAGTCACGGCATCACGATGCTGTTTTTGTTCGGTACGCCGATCATCGCGGCCTTCGGGAACTACTTCGTGCCGTTGTTGATCGGGGCCGACGACATGGCCTTCCCGCGGATCAACGCCATCGCGTTCTGGTTGTTGCCCCCCGGCGCGCTCCTCATCTGGGGTGGCTTTCTCGTCCCCGGGATCGCACCCGCCCAGACCAGCTGGACGATGTACACGCCGCTATCGGTCGAACAGGCCCACGTCGGCGCGGACCTCATGCTTCTGGGGTTGCACCTGACTGGCGTCTCGGCGACGATGGGGGCGATCAACTTCATCGTGACAATCTTCACCGAACGTGGTGATGATGTCAGCTGGGCCAACCTCGACATTTTCTCCTGGACGATGCTCACCCAGTCGGGACTGATCCTCTTCGCGTTCCCGCTGCTTGGCAGTGCCATCGTCATGCTGTTGCTCGATCGGAACCTCGGGACGCTGTTCTACGCGGTCGGAGAAGGTGGCGGCCCGATCCTCTGGCAACACCTCTTTTGGTTCTTTGGCCATCCGGAAGTGTACATCCTCGTGCTCCCCCCGATGGGCCTGATCAGCTACATCATTCCGCGCTTTGCCGGCCGGAAACTGTTCGGGTTCAAGTTCGTCGTCTACTCGACGCTGGCGATTGGGGTGCTCTCCTTTGGCGTCTGGGCCCACCACATGTTCTCGACCGGGATCGATCCACGCCTGCGAGCCTCGTTCATGGCAGTGTCACTCGCCATTGCGATACCCAGCGCCGTGAAGACGTTCAACTGGATCACGACGATGTGGAACGGCCGAATTAGACTGGCGGCACCGATGCTGTTCTCGATCGGATTCATCTCGAATTTCATCATCGGTGGCGTGACCGGTGTCTTCCTGGCTGCCATTCCGGTCAATCTCGTTCTCCACGACACCTACTACGTCGTCGGGCACTTCCACTACATCGTCATGGGGGCGATCGCCTTCGCGGTGTTCGCGGGCATCTACTACTGGTTCCCCATCTTCACGGGGAAGATGTACCAGCGGACCTTGGCGAAGTGGCACTTCTGGCTGTCGATGATCGGCACCAACGTGACCTTCTTCGCGATGCTGTTGCTCGGGTACATGCAGATGCCGCGCCGATACGCGAGCTACGATATGGTCACGGTCGGCCCACTCGAGGCCCAAACACTGCTCCACCAAGCCGCGACCGTCGGCGCGGTCATCCTCCTGATCGGGCAACTGATCTTCGTCTGGAACGTCGTCTCCTCGTGGCTCGACGCCCCGAAGGTGACCGACGCCGACCCGTGGGATCTCAAGCAGTCCGGGCTGTACACCCGTGAGTTCGGCTGGCACGCCGACCGGCTCACTGCAGCCGACGGCGGCCAACAACAGGCCGTTACTGATGGCGGCCAACAGCCCACAGCAACCGACGACCCGCCGCGCCGCGAAACCGACGAGTAA
- a CDS encoding adenylosuccinate synthase, with product MTVTIVGSQLGDEGKGRVVDLYSDDADVVVRYQGGDNAGHTVCHAGEEYKLSLVPSGAIRGKVGVLGNGCVINPRTLFDELEMLADRGLDPDVRVAERAHVILPFHRVLDGIEEDVKSEDDQEVGTTGRGIGPTYEDKAGRRGVRIGDLLDPAVLRERLEYIVPQKRAVVEDVYGLDPDGFEEYPNAFDIDALFEEFSEYGRRIERAGMAVNAGAYLTDARESGNNLMLEGAQGTVIDIDHGNYPFVTSSNPTAGGATVGTGLAPGVIGDGEVIGIVKAYLTRVGSGPLPTELGGVVGDTPGYDQQGDGDDEELATYIREAGDEYGTVTGRPRRVGWLDLPMLRHSTRVSGFTGLAINHVDTLAGLDELQVATAYELDGDRVETIPPTTERWADCEPVYRRFEGWEDHDWDAIAEDGYEALPENARTYLEFLSDDLDVPIYAIGIGPSREDTIVRQRPY from the coding sequence ATGACTGTCACGATTGTCGGGTCGCAGTTAGGCGACGAAGGGAAGGGCCGCGTTGTCGACCTCTACAGCGACGACGCCGATGTTGTCGTCCGTTATCAGGGCGGAGACAACGCCGGACACACCGTGTGTCATGCCGGCGAGGAGTACAAACTCTCACTCGTTCCCAGCGGTGCGATCCGGGGTAAAGTGGGCGTCCTCGGTAACGGCTGTGTCATCAATCCACGGACGCTGTTCGACGAACTGGAAATGCTCGCCGATCGTGGCCTCGACCCGGACGTTCGAGTCGCCGAGCGGGCACACGTCATTCTCCCGTTCCACCGCGTGCTCGACGGCATCGAGGAAGACGTCAAAAGCGAAGACGACCAGGAAGTCGGGACGACTGGCCGCGGCATCGGCCCGACCTACGAGGACAAGGCCGGCCGCCGCGGGGTCCGGATCGGTGACTTACTCGACCCCGCGGTCCTCCGCGAGCGCCTGGAGTATATCGTCCCGCAGAAACGAGCCGTCGTCGAGGACGTGTACGGTCTGGATCCAGACGGCTTCGAGGAGTATCCCAATGCCTTCGACATCGACGCACTGTTCGAGGAGTTCAGCGAGTACGGCCGCCGCATCGAACGTGCAGGCATGGCCGTCAATGCCGGGGCGTACCTTACTGACGCTCGCGAGTCGGGTAACAACCTCATGCTCGAAGGGGCTCAGGGGACGGTCATCGATATCGACCACGGCAACTATCCGTTCGTGACCTCCTCGAATCCGACCGCAGGTGGGGCGACAGTCGGCACCGGGCTCGCACCGGGCGTTATCGGTGACGGTGAAGTCATCGGGATCGTCAAGGCTTACCTCACGCGGGTCGGGAGCGGCCCCCTGCCGACAGAACTGGGCGGCGTCGTCGGTGACACGCCCGGCTACGACCAACAGGGTGATGGCGACGACGAGGAACTCGCGACGTACATTCGCGAGGCTGGCGACGAGTACGGCACTGTCACTGGCCGTCCGCGACGGGTCGGCTGGCTCGATCTGCCGATGTTGCGTCACTCGACCAGAGTGAGCGGCTTCACTGGACTGGCGATCAACCACGTCGATACGCTTGCCGGACTGGACGAACTGCAGGTCGCGACTGCCTACGAACTCGATGGCGACCGTGTGGAGACGATCCCTCCGACGACCGAGCGGTGGGCTGACTGTGAGCCCGTCTACCGACGCTTCGAGGGCTGGGAGGACCACGACTGGGACGCGATCGCCGAGGATGGCTACGAGGCGCTGCCGGAGAATGCCCGCACCTACCTGGAGTTCCTGAGCGACGATCTCGACGTCCCGATCTACGCGATCGGGATCGGCCCCTCGCGTGAGGATACGATCGTCCGCCAGCGCCCGTACTGA
- a CDS encoding DUF6684 family protein translates to MEIGPLDHETLLDLTVNVIPLGMLVFFFVAFIVASPFGWNSVTSGLQLGIVGTMMVLLTILTYYSGRAIANAERDGESEEPRAYSPKHGSETGECGDNGRP, encoded by the coding sequence ATGGAAATCGGTCCGCTCGACCACGAGACCCTACTCGATCTGACCGTCAACGTCATTCCGTTGGGGATGCTCGTGTTCTTCTTCGTCGCGTTCATCGTCGCCAGCCCCTTCGGCTGGAACAGCGTCACATCCGGCCTGCAACTGGGGATCGTCGGTACGATGATGGTCCTGCTCACCATCTTGACCTACTACTCCGGCCGGGCGATCGCCAACGCTGAACGCGATGGCGAATCCGAAGAGCCCCGGGCGTACTCCCCGAAACACGGGAGTGAAACGGGAGAGTGTGGCGACAACGGACGACCGTGA